In Trichomycterus rosablanca isolate fTriRos1 chromosome 25, fTriRos1.hap1, whole genome shotgun sequence, the sequence GTTGGAGTAAGTCGTGTAACCTCCCAGATGTGGGTGGCCATTATTTTAAACCGTCTGTATAAATCCAAAGCAGATATTGTATATGCTTGCCTCAGACAGTCCATTCCCAAACCAGGTGCCTCCTAATCGAAAGCAGATTGACCAAACCTGTAGTAGCACATACTCTCCACTAGAGGAGgatgagctgctgctgctgctgctgctactgccAAACCTCAAAACCCTTTTTACCAAAATATGGCAGGAAAGAATTTGGCATAGCTTCTCCTTCCTGTACACAGAGGATTGTTTCGAATGTGAAAAAAGCCAGTCATGGAGTGGAAGACAAATATTTGGCTTATGTAATCACAGTTTCCATCCACTGCTATGCTAGAGCTCAGTAAATATCACTGCACCAAAACACATTGAGAACATTTCTTTCtcagtgttttttctttctaaatcATACAGTGAATTAAGAGGTTTGATAAATCAACAACATCTACAGTAAAATTCAAAACCTTTCATACACTTGAAGGAGACATGCATGTAATGACAGGACTAACACACATAAAGCACATCCTTTTGTTTACTGGgtcataaatatacataaagcaATTTAGATTATTCATTcagtggtgtagaaagttctataatgtgACTTTACTTCAGGATTTTAAAGTTGGGCCATTGGCATGTGTGTATTCAGTTAACTAAAGCGtctgcaaaaacaaaacaaaacactaacTTTGTAATGAGTGCAGTTAAACTAGTCCTATTTATACAGCAACAGAACAGTCAccagctgtatataaacaaaattaataattagaaggctgtggcacaaaataaaatcacaatattaaaCTTCCTATACCACACAATTAATAATCTAGGttgttgtatgtatattttcAAAAAAAGCAGttattttttcatattattaaaTAACCCACAACAGACCTATGAAGAAAAGTATAGAACTTGATGGATTTTTTGGgacgaaaaaaaatacatacatgtttcttacaagtgtatgtacattttaacaGTGAGCGGTACACAGCACCACTGACTTGAGAATATGGGAAAGCAGGAACACAAAACAGTAACCTGAGACTCCCAAGAGCTAGTCTACACTGACATTAGGGATTGTTTGGGACTTACAGTAAGCCATGTGagcagtgtttttgttattcAAAAGGCAGAGGGTCACTTTCTGAGGAAATGATTCAACTGCTGCCGCCTATTTCTTCTTATTCCCAGAATAGATGACTAAGAAATGGGGTGGTTGTGGAATACTTTTAACGATTTGTGCTAGATCTGCATGCTATGGCTTCTCTTGTACAACAATACACACAGATATGCCCTTATGCAGTTAAGTACAAAGACAAAGCtcacatgtacacaaacacaatccTCCCATAAAAGCACTCATCCATTTACCCTGTTACCTAACCATAGATAAGTTGATCGACACtcaaaaataaattatgtttttgtgtgtgggtgtgtggtccTCATGTGTGTGGTCAGAGGCAGTAGAACTCCCCTTTCAGCCCACCTTTACACAATTGTGGAGCTAATCTGTTTCTGTTTTCCTGGGTAAGGTGGCTTCTTCATGTCATTTGAATCCTGAGGGGGCTTTTTCACCTGTCCATTCTGTGGATATGGTGGAGGTCTTTGGGTTTTAGCCATTACAACTGGGACTAAAGGAAAAGGGGGTTCAGGGGTCTTTGACTGGGTTGTAATATCCGCTCTGTTTTTTTGAAGCTGGGGATCTTTGACTTTGTCTCTGGGAGGTCTGGCTCGCAGGCACTCTCCATTGCCATTACTCTGAGTCCTGTAAGTCTCTGTTGCAGATGTATGATTCAGACTGTCCGCAGACACAGCAGTAACCAGACCATGAACACGAGCAGATGGGTTTGTCTGGGGtgttgttccagcatgaatgtcAGTGGCTACAGTGGCTAGGCCATGGTCTGACTGGGAACGGTTCGTCCACCATTTGACACCGGGTCGAACACTGTCCGTCTGAGGTATTTCCACATCTCCATTCGAATTATGAACAAGTGCTACAACTCCAATACGGTTTGACTGGGGACTGGCATCCTGAGGCAGACCATTGACATGCTCCTGATCCTCCTTTTCCAGATCAATGTTGGATGTCAAAATGTCAATTTGCTGGACTACCTACACAGAAAACAAAATCATTAGGCTTATACGAGCAGTGCTGAAATGAATACTGCAGCATTTCTAATCTTTATCTCTACAGACCTCATTTGTAGGATTTGGTCAGTTAGCGTGGACATGCATTATGGCATTTTTCCCTGAGAAAAAATAGCTGACTCAACTTATTTATAATGAAAATCCAACAATAATTGTTGTTGAAGGCGAGGAATGTTAATGAGAAATAAATTTGTTCTTTCAGAGGTATGTGTAAATCACTGGTGTTTTCAATAAACCCTTTCTTGCGGGTGACAGCACACTGCCTAGCTTGACCATAGCTCATAATTCTTTTCAGCTTTACTAATTCTGAGTTCCCATTTCTCCCAGTTCTCACTTGCACCTGAGAAGTCTAGTGTCTGCAGAATAAAAGTAGTCATTTTAACATcgtgtgtttattataattttattctgTCAAATTGTAAGGCTggataaccctaaccctaaggaATATGCTAATACTGATGTGTGAACAAAGCAAAAACATAGATGTCAGTATGAATGTAGATGAAAACAAGTCCTGATTTATGGAGTGATGCAGAGATTGTCTGTCCAACAGGTTCCTTTGTCTCTTCACAGGACTTTTGGAGCTCTTGTAAAATGAGTGTTGTCTTATTTCTTACCTCTCTGACCAGAGTCctttctctgtgtccatataaacaGGTTTAGTTTGATTGCGTCTATAAGAGCCCCAGGCATCAGAGTCTATTAAAAATCCTACAGATTTAAAGCTTTAAAGCGAGGCTGCCTCTAAGTTCATTGACATGACACGTGTGTTTTAGCAGCTTCTTAAAAAAGCCAGTTTTTGGCAGTCAATTGATAAACATTTGGCAAATGTAAAAGGggcacaaaaacaccacaagctttagtaaataataatcagtAGTAATCAGTTTAAACCTTTTTACACCACAGAATATTTTATCTAAATTTTAttctttaaagtatgtattccaatcattcagtcacaaatCAAGAACAGTTGCAGGAATTATTGAAATCAAGACTGTTCTGACATACTTTAGACTTTAACTATACGTCATGGTGTACCATCTAGATATAAAAACATTGTGTCACAAGATTTCCAACATTGATGCCTCATGCGGCTTAATGAGACAGAGCTTTGATTTCATCCTTATCTGTGTACATTTTCTTTGAGCTGAGATCATGCTTTTAGGTTTGTGGTAGCTTATCTCTTAGTAGCTGTCATGCTGGATTTATTacctagatttttttttttgcaaaatactGACTGGCACAGCGTATTGTTCTACTCATGGCCAGATTTCCAATCAATAGACTAGTATCTTAACCATTTAGCTTCCACTGCCCTACTGGAAATAACTAACTTTGTGATTCTTTATTAGTGGATGCTACAGTGGTCATATTGATAAGTAGGAGCAACTAGAGGAGCAACTAGAAAATCAAGATTCTATTTATTCTGCAAAGGATTTTGTACCAAAGCTGTTGATACCTGTTACCATGCACCTTATCAAGCAACAACTATGTGCTATACCACAATGTAAGTAATCTGTTTCCTCACCTCTTTCATTTCCACTTGAACCTGCTTGAGACCGCTGAGCACATCCTCTAACTCCGTCACCACTTGTTTGATCTGCTCTCGTACTGCTCCCTTGCTTTTCCGTTGGTTTATCTGGTTTTCCTGACTACGACACACATTTgacctgtctgtctgaacaatTTTTGCCCTTCCTTGATGAACTCCATTTACTGTCAGCTTGGGCCCTGATGTCCTTGAATTTCCAAGCTTGCTCTGGGGAACTTCAGTTGAGAAGAAGGCCCTACTTCCATTAAAACAGTTCTTGGTGGGACTTGCTGATCTATTAGTCTCTTTGCTGTTGTATCTGTTTAAATCATCTTGCCCCTCAAAAGTAACATGTTTCCTTTCACAATGCCCATTATATCCACGCGTATGTCTGTTGTCCCTTTCAGGCTCCAGTAGATGTGAATCCTGATGATCACTCTCACTCGAACAGTCCCAATAATGCTCCTCTGAAACCAACTGAGCCTTATAGAATTGTTGACTCTTGACTTTAGCCAGCACGGGGCCATTGTTGAAGGATTCTGGCAGCTTGTGATGATACCATTCCCCGACCCAGCCACACTCCTTAGGTCTTTGCCAAACACAGTTACATGGGGGCATCTGGGGGACCCATGTAGGTACCCTCACTTCCCTCAACAGGTAACACGGAGGGCTGCAGATCTCAGGAACAGCATAGTGGCTAGGCCCCATGTAGACCTGCCTCCTCTGCGGAACATGATGTTCATGGTTTCGAATCCTTTCCTCCGTTATATCCACATGAAGGGTAAAAGGTACTGGCAAGTCACCCTTCCACCCCTGTGGGCTTAAACTCCACTCCAGATGTGTACACTGCCCATTGTTGGGCTCCTGTCTATGTGCCAGAACTTGTCCCTGGTGCTGGCAGAAGTGGCAGTAGTCCAGAGCAGGATGCAGAGTGCGCCGTCCTTGCATAGCAGTAACAGACCAGAAGCTGCTGGTCTGATGACTTACAAAACGACTggtttccttctttctttcttcccaCCCAGGCCATTCAGTAAAGCTGTTTTTCTCATCGACGTAGTTCTCTTAACTCCTCAGCCTTCTCTGCCTCTCTCCCCCActtgttttctttctctcaCATACTGTTTCTTTCCACTTTGTCTCTGACTTTTCTCTCTCCCTCTTGCTCAAGACTCACCTCCCCCTTCCTTCCTCCCGTTTCGTTTTCTTTTTTAACTTCTCCTTGTTTtccctcttttttctttttctcgcTCGCTGTCTCCTCAACTTCTGTCATTTCCCGTATGCAACCAAGCCCAATGCCCTCTCTCCACTGGTGGGCCTCTCTCttccctctctccctccctctttCTCTCCCACCTCCTCCTTATTTCCTTACTCTGTAGCAGACTTTACCTATCCTTCAATCTG encodes:
- the si:ch211-178n15.1 gene encoding uncharacterized protein si:ch211-178n15.1: MQGRRTLHPALDYCHFCQHQGQVLAHRQEPNNGQCTHLEWSLSPQGWKGDLPVPFTLHVDITEERIRNHEHHVPQRRQVYMGPSHYAVPEICSPPCYLLREVRVPTWVPQMPPCNCVWQRPKECGWVGEWYHHKLPESFNNGPVLAKVKSQQFYKAQLVSEEHYWDCSSESDHQDSHLLEPERDNRHTRGYNGHCERKHVTFEGQDDLNRYNSKETNRSASPTKNCFNGSRAFFSTEVPQSKLGNSRTSGPKLTVNGVHQGRAKIVQTDRSNVCRSQENQINQRKSKGAVREQIKQVVTELEDVLSGLKQVQVEMKEVVQQIDILTSNIDLEKEDQEHVNGLPQDASPQSNRIGVVALVHNSNGDVEIPQTDSVRPGVKWWTNRSQSDHGLATVATDIHAGTTPQTNPSARVHGLVTAVSADSLNHTSATETYRTQSNGNGECLRARPPRDKVKDPQLQKNRADITTQSKTPEPPFPLVPVVMAKTQRPPPYPQNGQVKKPPQDSNDMKKPPYPGKQKQISSTIV